AGAGAGAAAAAATATTCGGATTACTATGATCTCAACGATTACGGGTTCCAGCAAGCGATCAGCGAGACGAACAAGGAAACCAAAATGGATCCAGCCGCTTACTTATCCGGTAATAAAGTAATATCCTTGACGAATGAAGACTTGCAGGAGACGTTTACAATCTATCCCAACTTAGTTGAGCCCTCTGGCGCATTGCTTCGGCTGAATGCCACTGGGCTAGTTAACGATAACGAATTGGTTCAGTTGAAGAGCCCCATCGATGATATGCCTCAGTTCTTTGAGGATAAACCAACATTTACGCCTGTAGATGAGAGGAACATGGGTACGAGGGAAGAATTAAATTGGTTGATAAAGGATATACTGACGAAGGAGTAAAATAACGAACAGTTCAGCATACAAGCTCTGACCGTAAAACAAGGATGAGACTGATGCAGAGTAATAAGAATTACGAAGATCATACTACGTATTTGTATCATTACAAACTAAAGGCTATTTCAAGTAATTATCATGCAGGCTGTTGTTTTTCCCGTTGACCGATCTGTTGCGAGATATCCAACAATAGAGAGTTCTCTTGTGTAAGAGTTAGCAATAATAGCGGCTTGGTGTGCATTAATAGGCTTCGTAGTATCGCACCAATACGGGATGATCCGAAGGAAGAGCCGGTGGAGCCAGCGGAGCCGGTGCTATGTAAGCAGTTGTATGCGGGAGGCGTGACCTCGATGAAATACACGTCCGTCGAGGTTTCATTTTCCCCCCATATCTGGAACTTGAGTATCAGTATACCCTCTTTATTATAGTCAGTTCCTAGCTGCTTGATTATGTCTTCGGCACTGCCCCCTGATTCAACTAAGATTGACGTAGATTCGAATAACACAGATTTATTATCAAGAGTCACTTTGATTTCCCGATTGGTCTCACCGCTCAAGCGTTTCCGGAGAAGCAAATCGACGGAAGGCGAGTTCTCAGACAAAACGACGCACTGGAAGTTGATGCGCTTGTGCTTTTGAGACAACATCCAGCCGATAAAAGTGTTCCTGATGGAGTGGTCGTTTTCCTGCTGCAATGAAATCACACTGCTATCATACTGATTCTGAAGGCACATGTCCATGTACGCCTGACATTCCTGTTCCAAAAGCTCTTGTAAAGGTACCAGCTCCTTTGGGATCAACCGATCAAAACAGTACTGCTTGGCTGAGCCGACAGTAATGGTCTTCGATGCGTAATCGATGGTGTATGGCACCGAAGCATCACTGACGTATGCAAATACACGTATGTTTCCTCTGAGTTCTTCGATGGTGTTTTCAATCCTTCTTCGGCTAAGCTGCTCATCCTCCATTTTATCATACAAAGTATTGTACTCCTGTTCTGCAGCGCTGGCTTTTTTTCTAATCTCTTCTGTTTCATGCACCTCTGTATTTAGTTGTTCCTTTAATTGCTGTAACCTAGCCTGCGACGGCttgagctgctgctcatAATGCACTATCTCTTCCGTGATAGCCTGTATATCGATAGCTAGTTCCGCTTTTTCCCTGCGGTGCTGCTCAACAATGCTGTGCAATTGTTTCAGCTCTAGCTGCTTCTTGTTTTTCTCCTGGAATAAATGCTCCCGTTTCTCAGTTAGATCCTCGTACAAGGATAACTTCTCCTCTTTAAACCGCAAAAAGTCCTGTTCCAAGATCAGCTCGAACTCCTTGCGTTTTTCCTCGTTTTCGCGTTGTAACCTGTCCCACGTCTTCTGTTCCTTGTTCAGCTCCTGCTTCAACCCTTCGATTTCCTTGACAAGATCGTCGTTCGGCTTGAACTTCTCCAGAGAAAGGAGTTTCAGCTCCCACTCCTCGCGTAGCGCGTTGATACGCCTGTCGAGCTCGTTTTCCAGGTTCTGCACCTCTACCTGCTGTTCCAGCGTGATGTTGTTGAGTGCAAGCTCGGTGTTCGCGCGCATCACGCCACACTTGTTCGCGAGCAGGTCTAAACGAGCCGTCACCTGCGCTGTCTCCACCCGGAGATCCTTGTACACGGCCGCCTTCTTGCTCAGCGTATACCGCAACCCCGGGATCGACTCCTCCACCATCGTCTTCATGTCCCGCTCCACCTCCTCGATGCTCTTCTTGAAATGCTGGATATCCTTCATTACCTTGCGCTCTCGCCGCTTCACCTCCTCGATCACCCGCGGATCCCCGTAGTAGTACTTGTTCATCAAGCGCGAGCTCTGCCCGCTCGACCCGAACATCGACTTCGTCGACAACATCTTGTCCTCGGATATGTgcggcgacgacgacgccgTGTTCGTGATTTCCGCCAATGGGCTTTTCCCGGACGCCCTTTTATACCGAGGCGGCTGCGAGTCCACCTCGCCGCACTCCCGTGCCCTTTTGAGGCTTATAGAGGGGATCCGTGTCTTGTTCATTATTTTTGTGTGTCTTTCACCGTGTTTCTATATTGTGTCAGCTTTGTCGCAAGATGAAGCAGTCCGCGAGAAAAAACTCTTCCAGATCTCCGCTTCTTGCTTGCTGCTAGCTTTTGCACGCACCTTTCGTTCTAACAATTGATCTCAATTCCCTGATCCCGAGCGCCGACTCGAAGCACAAACCATGCAACTGGCTCTATGTGCGGTAGTTAGTGGAAGAGAACCCTCAATGGTGGATGAAGTATAAGCTTAAATTTGTAAACAAACAAAAAGCGTACCTGTATCATTATTCACGAGCACGCCATGGGCCTCATCGCAACCGGCTCGCGACCGTATCGCGAGGTTAGGAGGAGAAACGACGGGTGTGCGAGGGGTGGGGGACTATGTACAAGGCCTACAAGCGGCTAGCTGAAGTCTGAGTTGCTGACGTTGCGCGTCATGGCCGGCAGCGCGACGCGGAGGCCGTTAATGTCCTTGGACATGCGGATCTGGCAGCCCAGACGGCTGGTCTCGGTCAGGCCGTAGGCCAGGTCCAGCATGTCGttctcgtcgtcgtcgggCTCCTGCAGGGCGTCGTAGTAGTCGGGGTCAactatcacgtgacaagTGGAGCAAGCGCAGGAACCGCCGCACGCGCCCTCCATGTCGAGGTTGTGGCCCTGGGCGATATCCAGTAGCGTGTCTCCGGGTGCGACGTCGAACGTGCGCTGCGAGCCATCCTTGAGTATGAACGTGACCTGCAGCTCTTCGCCTTTGCGGGGCGTGCTGAGATGGCCGTGGGCGCGCAGGGCGCGCATGAAAGGGGGGGCGCGGGCGAAGCGCACAGCGCGGGCGGAGATGGGAAGCAGTCGGCCCAGCATCCTTGTTTTGCAGCTGACACACGCGCGTTGGGTGGGTTCTCGCGCTGAAGCGTGGAAATTTTCATTGGGCTTTTAGTCAGAAAGCCGGCGGTGCCGCGCGCGGGGCGGGGCCAGCTGGGCGGGCTGTGGCGCCTATGCAAGCTGTCATGACCCCGGGCGACTACTGCGGGCCCGCTGCGGCGCTGGCAGAGCGGATGttgtggtcacgtgaccacaaATGACATATCGCCAGTTGCGTTCTCAAAAATGCCACCCCCTGGTATACGATATACCAAGACACACTGAGTCGCAGAAGAAATGGCATCGTTGCTGAAGTCTTACGAGGCAGACTTCCAGGCGACGCTGGAGCAGTGTCAGAGGCTTCTCCGGCAGGCGCAGGGCGAGCCGGTCGCGCAGCGGAACGCCACGTTGCAGACCCTGGAGCAACACAAAGATGACTTGTACGATATCTTGGACCAGATGGAGGTGGAGGTGAACAATATGGTGGGCGACCCCGCACGCCAGGTGGCGTCGCGGTCGGCGCTCCGAGACTTACGACGCGAGGCCGGGATGGTGAAACAGCAGTTGCGGGAGTTGATGGATGCACGTGATCGTGATGCGCTCTTCCctgccggcgctgcggaCATGGACAAtgagcagcggcagcagcttctATCGAACCACGCGATGCTCCAGCAGACCGGCGAACGGTTGGTAGACGCCATGCGGCTGGCCAACGAGACCGAGGGCATTGGTAACCAGGTCATGATGGACTTGCGCTCACAGCGGGAGACATTGGAACATTCGCGCCAGAACCTCTTCCTGGCGGATTCCTACGTGGACAAGTCCGTGCGCACGTTGAAGACTATGAGCCGACGGCTCGTGGCGAACAAGTTTATCTCGTACGCGATAATAGCCGTGTTGATCTTATTAATTTTGATGGTGCTATATTCTAAATTCAAGTAATGATAGCGCGTGATGCGGTACGTACCTATACATATAACGCACAGTTCACCATCGTCTATGCGTGTATGAAAATCACTCCAGCCGTGCGACACGCCACGTGTAATCTAGTGAGTTTCAAGTTCTTCCTCCTCATCGGCAGAAAGTTCGCCCGCGGCGGTGAGGTTCTTGAGCCGCTCCTTGAGCTGCGCGATAAGGCTATTCTCCCTTTGAGCATGCATGCGGATACCCTCTAGAGACATATGAGCCGAATCTGCACCATCTAAACCATGTTCGCTGTTGCTGCCAGTGGCAGCTGCCAGTTTGGGACTGGACAGACCTGTCTGTCCATCTTTGTAAGAATCCTCGGTCGTTGCCGAGTTGGAATTCATGGTTCCCATAGTGTGCAAGATTTTCTCCTCTTCTGTTAGTTCCAGATGGGTACCTGTCAGATTGATCAAGGACCTGCCGCTTTTACGGCGCGAGAGCTTGGGCAGAAGAGAGTGCCCGGTTGGCGTCGCTTCACCAAGGTTTGTAATGGAGGTGTGAGATCTCGGAGTCCTTGGTAGTCTCAGACACGAAGCACCGGCATCATGTATCCACTTCGCAACAAGCGAAGTCCAGCCACACTGGTGTGATGCGCCCAAGCCCCTACCAGTGTCACCATCGAAGTATTCGAAAAAAGGGATCAAGTCTTTAAAGTGTTCATCTTTGGATAAGAACTCTGCATGGTCCCCGTAGTATGCTGCTCGCAGGCCATTGGCATCTGGCACAAATAGATGAATCAGCCTGTGTGATATTTCTTCGGCGACTTGTGCCAAATTTAAGAATTCTCCGGAGCCAGTAGGACATTCAACCTTGAAATCTGACCCGTAATACAGGAAAAACTTTTGAAGAGATTCAACCAACAAAAAATTGGTAGGAAACCAGATTGGTCCCCTCCAATTGGAGTTACCTCCGAACATCCCAGAATCAGATTCGCCAGGCAAGTACTTAACAACATACTTCATTCCACCGACTTCCATCTCAAAGGGGTGTTCTTCGTGATATTTCGAAAGAGACCGTATCCCATAATCAGAAAGGAACTCAGTCTCATCCAACATACGCCGTAGAATAGCCTCTAACCGCTCCTTATTCACAAGCGAGAGTAGAAGCCTTTCACCCACACCTCTTTTCTCCATGGATGCAATATTTCTGTCAAATATGTCACGACGATGCTCTATAAACCACTCCACACGCTTTTTAAAACTTTTAAATCTATCAAGCACACCGGGTTCAAGAGTCATACTAGCGTATAGCGGTATTAAGCCGACTAACGACCGAATGGGGAGTTGCTGCTTGAAAGGCCCTCCCCATGAGATAACATCGTAATAAAACTTGTCTTCATCGTTCCATAGGTATCCCTCTTGAGACTTTTCTGGCTCGCCCTCGTTGTAACTCTTGCCATAGCTAAAGCTCATCGCATCGCTAATTAGGATAAAATGCTCAAAGAACTTGGAGGCAATATCTTCGTAGACTGGGTTTTCCTTTGCGAGTTCCAACGCTATATTCAACATCTGCAAGCTGAAAAAGGCCATCCAACCGGTGGAGTCGGCCTGCTCCAACTTGCCTCCTGTAGGCAATGGCTCAGAACGGTTGAAGACCCCAATGTTATCCAGCCCCAAAAACCCGCCTTCGAAGACGTTATTACCATCAGAGTCCTTCCTGTTGACCCACCAAGTGAAGTTCAACAATAGTTTTTGAAACACCCGTTCCAAAAACAGGCGATCCTCACGATGATAGATGTTTCTTTCAATCTTGAATACACGGTAGACAGCCCATGCGTGAACGGGGGGATTCACATCGCTGAAATTCCACTCGTAGGCGGGTATTTGCCCATTTGGATGCATGTACCATTCGCGCGTCAAGAGATCAAGCTGGCGCTTGGCAAAATCGGGGTCAATCATCGCCAATGGTGTACAATGGAATGCTGTATCCCACGAGGCGAAAAACGGATACTCCCACTTGTCCGGCAAGGATAGGATATCATCCGTATACATGTGTTTCCATTGCTTATTGCGGCCGTTCGCCCTGTCCTGAGGAGGGCGGGGTTTTACCAGCGGATCTCCTTCGTACCACTGCTCATGAATAAAATGGTAGAATTGTTTCGACCACAGCAATCCGGCAAACGCCTGCCGCTGTATTTTGCGCAGCTCGGGGGGTATAGGCACGGGGGAGATACGCCAGTAGAAGTTTTCTGCTTCCTGTTCACGTCGGTCAAACACAGCATCGTGTGCCTCCTCGTCAATGACCAACTCCTCGTTATATCTAGGCAACCATTCGTCCGTAAACTTGTACCGCACCGTCACATAGTCATTGGGAGGGATTTTCGGGAAGTGGTAAAGTGCGGCGGCTTTGGTGCCTTCGCGCGCGGGATTCACCGCCCCCGTGTTACCATGGACAACATACTCGTCGAATGCGTCCTTCGTGTAGGGGGCCGGATTGGATGGCTCGTTGAACAGCTTTCTGAGGTTCGACTCGTTCTCCGTGAATAGCAACTCGGGCTCAATATCCTCTGAGTCTTTGGAGTCAAACCAGCCCGGAGAGGGGGCAAAGATAGCCCTCCGGGTTCCGTACTTCGCGTGCTCAATTGTCACCACGTTGCGATGTGATTGGTGCAGCCGAGGCTTGGCAGACTCCTCGCCCTTGGTGTTCCAGGCCCACGTGTTTCGGAAGAACACCTGCGGCATCAAGTACAGTTCGCCGGTCTCGGTTTTCGAACGATTGTGCACCGTGATCCGGAAGTTCAGGTCGTCCGGGTTCTCGTCTCCCTTGGCCATCTCGAACACCACATCGTAGTACGGCGTGTCGCCTGTCGCCGCCTCGCGGTACAGCCCGTCAAGCTCGTACACCtcgagctcgcgctccgCGTACCCGCGCGCGTCGTTGCCCGCAATAAGCTCCTGGTACGGGAACGCCCGCTTGAACGGGTACTTGTACAGCGCCTTCATGTACGCATGGCTCGGAAGGTTGTCCAGGTAGTAGTACAGCTCCTTGCAGTCCTCCCCGTGGTTGCCCTGCGGCCCGGTCAGCCCGAACATCCGCTCCTTGAGCAGCTCGTCACGCCCGTTCCACATCCCCACGTTCAGGCACACCAGCTGCCGGTTGTCGCTCACGCCGAAGATCCCGTCCTCGCCCCACCGGAAGACCCGCGCATTCGCCTGCTCGAACGGGAAGTGCCGCCACGCGTCGCCGTCAAACGAGTAGTCCTCCCGCACCGTCGCCCAGCTCCGCTCCGACAGATACGGCCCCCACTTCAGCCAGTACTTGCTCTGCTGCCGGTTTTCCGCCAGCCGCTGCTCCTCCACCGTAACGCCTACCAGGTCGCTGGTATCCACACGTGACATCGTTGGTTGCCGCGGACCCGGCCCGGATCGCGCGGCCGCAGTATATATACGCCGCGGCAATCCCGGCCCCTCGCCGTTGCGAGATACCAATCTGGCTTACTCAGCCCAGCTGAATGCCGTATCCGTATATTGCTTTACACCGTATGTATCATGATATATGCGCTGCGCCCAGCCCGGGGCGAGCATGCAAGGGGCTACACGCTCGCCAGCCACAGCCGGTAGTTGTCCCGTGCCGCGTTGGCGAACTCAATGTCCGCCGGCAGCTCGCAGCCCTTGGTCACGTCGATCATGCGCGGCAGCGGgtgcgccgccgcgctgggCCCGGGGCCGGCCGCGCACTGCGCGTCCTCGTCCAGCGCGAAAATGTCCTCGTCGCCCACCGAGCCCGGCGGGGGCAGCCCCGACAGCTCGGCGTACATATCCAGCTCATCGTAGCACATGTCGTCTAGCTCGTCTGGCGTGTTGGACAGCTGCGGCAGTTGCTCGCAGAGCGGGGCCGCTCGCAGCGCGTGCTGCCACGCCGCGCCGGCGTTATATGTGTCGAGAGGGCTGTAGTTTATTGGGGAGTCGCTGTGCATCGCTGATCGGCGGCGGACCTGGGGCCCGCAGGCCCCGCTACTTGCTATATATACGCGATGCCCATGCATCACCTGGGTGTTTTGTGCGATGTCTCTATGAGTCGATTTTCACCCGCCCAGCGCCACACCTGGTTTGTTTTGACTCATCCGCACCTGCGACCCTTGCAGTGCCGCCCCGTGGGTGTCGTCGGAGTGCGCACGGCCCATGTGGGCGGTCTCGCGGCACGGTGCGGTCAAAGAAATGAGGCATGTGGCAGGGTCATCTGTGGCCCACGGGGTGACATTACACGGGGTCACCGCGACAATGTACTCTGGTACAACAACGTGGTACCGGCCAACAGATAGAACACAAAACATGGACAATAggcggcgcagcgcagAGGGACAGCCCCCATGCAAGGCCCAGGCATGTGCGATCCAGGCATGTCTGAAACGCACAGGGTACGAGGAGGGCCgttgcgcggcggcagtGGAGGCACTGTACACGTGCTGTGCGCAGTTCTACGAACGCGAGGGCCGCGATGCGCGGTCGGTGTGCTGCCCGGCACCGGATGTGGTGGCGGCAAGGCGGCAAGAAGTAGATAAATAGAAATGTACATTCGGGACGGCTGAgagtcacgtgacaaaCAGACTGTGGTCGGGAGAATGCAGCCCAATTGGAGCAAGCTCCGTTGCTGTGAGACTACCGCGAGCACGAGCGGGCCAGTACCAGGGGCGGGGCATGGCGCCAGCACGGCAGATAGGCTGCCGGCCGTGACTCTGGGTGTCTGTTAAAGACATTGGTGAGTAGGAAAAGTAAGAGATCAGAGGGTGCGCGGGCGGCTTATATATGCGGGCTAGGCCCGGGTAACACTAGGGCCGACGGCAGGGCTGGCCTACGAGGTGCCCGCGGGGGTGCCCGTGGGGTCGTAATCGCGGACATTGGGGACGTAGGGCTTCGCCGGGGCGTCATCGACGACCCACAGGGACGTGCCGCTGACGTTGCTGATGCTGTTTTCCATGCGGACGTGGCGGTCGAACTCCTGGAGGACCTGGTCGACGCCGACAGCCTCGACGCCACGGTCatgcagctgctcgcggAGCATCGCGATGTGCAGGGCCATTTTCATCTGCCGGATCTGGGTGGCCTTGCGCTCGTTGAGGACCTGCAGCTCGCGCTTgcggcgggcggcattGACTTGGCGGGTGAAGACCTCGTGCATGCGCTGCGactcgagcagctgcttctGCAGGCGAACCTCTGCCGCTGTGCGCTCGCGGTAGTTGTCCACGGCGAAGAAGGCCAGCGTACCGACGGCGACGAAGAGCGCGCcctccagcagcggcttacgtgctggggcggcctgcgcgcgcggcgcctgcgccggTGTGTTGAAGTAGGTCGGGGGCGCCCACGTCTGCTGCAGGCGGCGAGCCGCGGTGACGCACGGCTGAACCGTGCGGACAGAGGTGCTGTACATGGTTGCTGTCTTATGCAATCTGCTAGAGGCGGGCTGTGTGCGTTTTGCGGCTGCCGCGACGTGTAGTTCAGTCTACGGCATGACTGGCGATCTGGGGCGTATGCCCGGCTGACCTCACTAGTATGAAATTTGTAGTCGGACAGCCGGCAGCTTGGCCGGACAGAGATGCTAGGCGGGACCGAGGGACTAATGCATCGCTCCTGGCGATGGGTCTACAAGTTGGAGTCTGTTGGTAGCAGGAATGCGGTGATATTATCTGCTGAGAAGCGACAAAGCCGTTACGTGTACTTGTTTGATCTAGAAGACTCGTGAGCACGTGTGGGTGCGGGGGTGCGACAGCAGCCACGTACCGCATCGTGGGCCAATTCCCCATAAGGATGGTGGACCCTGCCCTTAGCTGGGGTCAGCCGCTGAGCACATGGCGACGCATGATGGTAATTGCCGCATGCCCATCACGCCATGGGGGCAAGGGCGTTGCTGATGGGGACATACGCGATCTGCACCAGTCCATTGTAGCGCGTGGGCAACTTAATGGAGCAGGGCCGGCCGCGGGTCGCGGTGCAAGCAGTGATACCCTTCTGTCCAGGCCGAACTGGCGCACGGACAGGAGGCTGTGCTACGACGAGCGCACAGCACCGCAAGATAAGATAGCCTATTAATAGAGATTCGGAATGATGATATACGTTACAAAATACACTTACCAAAACCTATGTGATCTAGTGACGTCTAGAAGCAGCAATGATCTCGTTCATTTCCTCAACCTTAGCCTTAGCTCTGCCAAAGGTGCCCAATCTCTTCTTGGCGACCTTTCTGGCTCTCTTCTCACCGGCGTTTCTGATCAAGTCGATCAATCTTCTCTCGTATGGGGCCATGCCGGCAACCTCTCTGACGATAGATCTGACGAAGGTGGTTCTCTTGGAGGAGGCACCCTTTCTGTAAGAGACCTTTGGAGCAGGGGTCATTGGGGTGACCTTCTTACCCTTGTTCAAACCAACAGCAATACCTATGAATAGTTAGTAAATGTCCGCTAGGTATCACGGTTCCCACAGCACCGTGATCTTGGGAGAGTTGCAACATGAATAGCCACGCAGGAGCCGTGGTACCATCGTTATCCCCGCGGTACCTGGCCCTCGAGCACTTGGCATGGCCATGGATGGCATGCTGTCGCATGCCCATGCCCACCCGCCAGCTTAACATGTATATCTCCAGGATACGCTCATCCACATACCAGATTTAACAGCCATAGCTAACTTGAAGTCTTCCGTGAACTCTGTAATCGAAGAGTGTGAAATAATATCCAAGTGAACTTGTCTACGTCGATGAGCGTACAGTTCCAAAAATTTTTCGTACAGCTCTTACCCGGATACTGAAATTTCCCCAAATCTCCGCCAAAACTTGCCCTGGCGCAGCGTTAACACTCCTGGGGTCTGGCGTCTGCCTAGCTCTCCGCCCACGGTGGTAGAGCTAGGCAGGGCGCCGACGTGCGGCTCCGCCTAGAACGGACGTCTGCCTGCACAAAAACAAGCCGGAGAATATGTGTGGGTGTAACTCACAATGTATGGGTGTAAATAATATGACTGTTGTTTCACGGCGGATCTCATCAAGATAATAGATAAGTCATCACTAGCGCTCCATGCAGTTTGCAACTGTTTATTATATACACGTGGTTGTAGATGTCTCCATGGCGGAGAGAGCGTCCATCAAACGGTCAGCTCTTCCATGCTGTGACCGAGGGCAACCAGACGGCTGACGATGTCCGGGACAGGGGTGTCTCTGTGCTTGTCCAAGAAGGACTTGAAGGTGAGGTGAAGCCCATCTGCCTTGTGTTCGCGATGCTCTCTGTTGAATAGATGAAACAGCAGCCTACGGCGGCCGCAGGTGATCCGCAAGGTGGTGCCGTTCAGCGGCACTTCGTAGTAGACAGTCACTGTGCGGCCATCCTCAGTCGTGATGGCTTGCGCGTCTTTGTGGGGTGGGTTCAGCTGACGCTCGCGCGCTACCAAGACACGGTACCTCAGTTCCCAGCCCTTGGGCCCGAGCTCCTTAATTCTGGCGGACTTGTCTTTCGTGAGGTAGTTATCCAGGCCGCCCTCCTTCGAGATCGTGCGCAAGACCTTTGCGGTTAGCTTGATCCGCACGTCCTTCTGCAATGCCTCGCTCCATAGCGACTTGCGAACAATATTGGGCAGCCAGGTTCTTCTGGTCTTGGTTTTCGACTCCGAAATGTTGTTGCCAAACTGGATGAAAGAGCCTCCATACAACCCATTATTGCTCTGCTTGAAAATGCGCGATTCTCCGTACTTATAATCCGGGACGGTCTTCCGCTTGCTTGGTATGTACCGTGGCTTCTCATCCCCAACTTTGTATTCCGGCTGCTTGGCCAGCTTGCGGACCTCAATTTGCTTCCAAGCCCGCAAGAGGTGCAAACCCGACGAAAAGTTCCTCTTGAAGCCTAGCCCTACACCAGTGAAGGCCTGCAGCACCATTGTATTACCCTTGATGCTCTTCTAAGCTATGCGCAGTAATCCGGTGAACTCAGCAGCAAGATTTTTCAACATGATTTCGCAATACCTCAGCTTTCCGTTTTCTATGATATTCGTAACACAAACTAAATGCAATACAATTTAAAAGGTACCGAGAGGACATCTATATAGTAAAAGCAAGCTCTATATATCAAGTGCAATGCCAAGCCTTTACCATGGCTTCTTAAACGTCCAGCTACTGATGGATGGTGTCACTATGTGAGAACGAACGCGGGGTTCCGATGAGGAGTCCTCCCCGTGCTCGACAGAGGTATTGGCCCTGTTCTTCTTTAGTTGCTTAACCTGGCGTTCCAACGCCGTAACCTTATCCTCCAACTCCTGGTTCTGGTTCATGACCTCTAGGTTTCTTTGCATAGTCTTTTCTAAGTCCTCCTTCAAGTCGGTGGGGATCTGTGCGTCTGGATTGGGTAAGGTTTGTTTCCTCATCTCGTCCGAAAGATGCCGCTTGAGAACGTCAACTGTAAGTTTTAGATCTTTATTTTCGTCGTTGAGCGTTTCTATCTTTAACCTATTCTGTATCAATTCGTTCGCAAGCATTATGTGCTCGCGATTAAGGAGGGTGTAGTCATGTTCCAGTTTGCGCACCTCGCGCTGTAGCTGTCGGTTCTTTATACGCATTTCTTCATACTGAGCTTCGCGCTGGAATTCCAGTTGGTGAATCTCCTCGTACTCGGAACTGTATCTTCTAAGCTGAATCGGCGTGATCTTCACCTCGCGGATAGCATCCTGTATGAAGACGTTTATGTTGTATTCAACACCAAGGATCTCGGAGCCCACTGTACTGCTTTTGGAGGAGGAGTCGCTAACCTCTGCATTTTGTATGGCATTGGTGTCTTCCTTACCCTCCTGCCGCTTCCTGACATTTTCCTTTAGATAATAGTTAAAAAGCCCATCTTTCAAAAAGTCCAACAGCTTGTCGAACTTCAACTGCACCAAAACCGACTCGTTCTTCAACATAAGGATAACTGCGAACTTTAGAAGCGACTCAATACCTTCCACGAATATAACATCGAGAATGCGGAGTACGAAGCCAAGCGGGAATTTGTAAGCAAAGAGAGTCAGGAACCATTGGGTAGCGTACATGGAAGAGCGTATTCCCAACCTGATTAGATGGTTGTACAACTGAGGCGAGTTTTCTTCGAGGAGACGGTCGAACTCGTAGAGTTTCAACTGAAGACCCGGCATATCAGGAAGGAAGAATTCGCGGAGGCCGTAATTCTTCATTAGCTTGATTAGCAGGCCAAACGCATCGGCCTCCTCCCACACGTTGATGAGCAAAGGAGCCGTGACAAAGGCCATCCCTTGGGTGTACCCCACCTCTGGGTCGAAGAGAGAATACGCCTTGAGCACGTTGAACAAGGATTCCGTCTTGTCGACCGGGATAAACTTCGTCCTCGATATGTCGCGTTGGATCGCCTTCTCGTGCTCGGACGGGATCTGGAGCAAGTCCTGGTAGAGCTGCCTGATCTCCTTTGACTTTGAGTTCGAAATGAGCTGCCAGATGATGCCCCGAATCTGCTTCGGAATACCGTCGCTGACCTTTTCCTCAAGCTTCGCCGAGTCGTTCTTGGCTACCGTAGCAAAGTTGTTCAC
This is a stretch of genomic DNA from Eremothecium gossypii ATCC 10895 chromosome VI, complete sequence. It encodes these proteins:
- a CDS encoding AFL170Cp (Syntenic homolog of Saccharomyces cerevisiae YPL253C (VIK1) and YMR198W (CIK1)), with the protein product MNKTRIPSISLKRARECGEVDSQPPRYKRASGKSPLAEITNTASSSPHISEDKMLSTKSMFGSSGQSSRLMNKYYYGDPRVIEEVKRRERKVMKDIQHFKKSIEEVERDMKTMVEESIPGLRYTLSKKAAVYKDLRVETAQVTARLDLLANKCGVMRANTELALNNITLEQQVEVQNLENELDRRINALREEWELKLLSLEKFKPNDDLVKEIEGLKQELNKEQKTWDRLQRENEEKRKEFELILEQDFLRFKEEKLSLYEDLTEKREHLFQEKNKKQLELKQLHSIVEQHRREKAELAIDIQAITEEIVHYEQQLKPSQARLQQLKEQLNTEVHETEEIRKKASAAEQEYNTLYDKMEDEQLSRRRIENTIEELRGNIRVFAYVSDASVPYTIDYASKTITVGSAKQYCFDRLIPKELVPLQELLEQECQAYMDMCLQNQYDSSVISLQQENDHSIRNTFIGWMLSQKHKRINFQCVVLSENSPSVDLLLRKRLSGETNREIKVTLDNKSVLFESTSILVESGGSAEDIIKQLGTDYNKEGILILKFQIWGENETSTDVYFIEVTPPAYNCLHSTGSAGSTGSSFGSSRIGAILRSLLMHTKPLLLLTLTQENSLLLDISQQIGQREKQQPA
- the YAH1 gene encoding adrenodoxin (Syntenic homolog of Saccharomyces cerevisiae YPL252C (YAH1)), producing MLGRLLPISARAVRFARAPPFMRALRAHGHLSTPRKGEELQVTFILKDGSQRTFDVAPGDTLLDIAQGHNLDMEGACGGSCACSTCHVIVDPDYYDALQEPDDDENDMLDLAYGLTETSRLGCQIRMSKDINGLRVALPAMTRNVSNSDFS
- the VTI1 gene encoding v-SNARE protein VTI1 (Syntenic homolog of Saccharomyces cerevisiae YMR197C (VTI1)); this encodes MASLLKSYEADFQATLEQCQRLLRQAQGEPVAQRNATLQTLEQHKDDLYDILDQMEVEVNNMVGDPARQVASRSALRDLRREAGMVKQQLRELMDARDRDALFPAGAADMDNEQRQQLLSNHAMLQQTGERLVDAMRLANETEGIGNQVMMDLRSQRETLEHSRQNLFLADSYVDKSVRTLKTMSRRLVANKFISYAIIAVLILLILMVLYSKFK